A portion of the Fulvia fulva chromosome 1, complete sequence genome contains these proteins:
- a CDS encoding GTPase-activating protein GYP5, with protein sequence MSEASTTTVLAPPQTSSPAAPSSPPAGSSVTAEAVATATTPTSPGPAAPKVRNQAPGIPDRRKSLRPANSRASRGSKKSSGVPARLSMADMASEMRVKDVDEEDADKIEEQFEDAESTPRPASTEPESNAHDHVTTNAHAQEDEEGGVDADAVVDNEPPITIEDHDSDNQSTAKMPNGVDSEETAASEQQSHSRQTTLDSVQLPPSVRKPSPAPSIRDRSLSPGKSRSASRQQSPVRTMQGLSGELPIISQPPPSSAGRLQALERQNTDPISSPPQPGNLARKASSGFGALLGRMGSIRKPARSPPAPRQESRFNERRGTGASLASVDGSHTPAIHDGSKLSLQDQFSNLRRQEEYSIHEGNGHISEESDTRTERAQSDASSQTSKTPGCEERANSTTALKSPPLNPSLPPGTASGVSAGPTTEPREVNWDLWQKLVYEGPAAVARASGQQLNQAITSGIPPVIRGVVWQVLAESKNEELESVYRTLKARGTESENRPAPSRPGSLVGANGTAIDKDGVTSDASSEHSDRSTTATSGVASPPTSVSVESTGPELRSKLLEEKQKREAVALQKLEKAIKRDMGSRTSYSKFTQANGLQDGLFGVCKAYALFDEGVGYAQGINFIAMPLLFNLAEEEAFTLLVRLMSKYDLRSMFTADMTGLHLRLYQFERLLEEYEPAVYCHLRRRNVAPQLYATQWFLTLFAYRFPLQLVLRIYDLILSEGLTAILKFGIVLMQRNREILLQMRDMSHLTNFLKEKLFDVYIDKSPSASSLLDSGFFGSVSGGADKELYRADEMVRDACSIKISDETLAQYTVEWDETQRVDREREGELESLRTANVALTARVKALEERVQQHDSEHVNIAQDLVKVKLENDTLLDENEGLKLKVGELQKMVDAQPAEVEERLKEEMDRIMQRNIEVQNENRHLKEEMDEMEHELVNSKMAHAQTQADCDAIKQKWSSVQALLNEKS encoded by the exons ATGTCTGAGGCGTCCACTACCACTGTGCTGGCCCCTCCACAAACTAGCTCTCCTGCAGCTCCATCTAGTCCACCTGCAGGCTCAAGTGTCACTGCAGAAGCCGTTGCGACTGCGACAACGCCTACTTCTCCCGGACCTGCAGCGCCCAAGGTGCGCAATCAAGCTCCTGGCATACCCGATAGGCGGAAGAGCCTGCGACCAGCGAACAGTCGAGCTTCGCGAGGGAGCAAGAAGAGCAGCGGTGTGCCCGCCAGGCTGTCGATGGCCGATATGGCTTCGGAAATGCGTGTCAAGGATGTAGACGAGGAGGACGCGGACAAGATT GAAGAGCAATTCGAGGACGCAGAATCGACACCACGGCCGGCATCGACCGAGCCAGAAAGCAATGCACACGACCATGTGACGACCAATGCCCATGCGCAAGAGGACGAGGAGGGTGGAGTCGACGCCGACGCTGTGGTCGACAATGAACCCCCGATCACGATTGAGGATCACGACAGCGACAATCAATCGACTGCGAAGATGCCGAACGGTGTAGATAGCGAGGAAACGGCAGCTTCAGAACAGCAGTCGCACTCGCGGCAGACGACTCTCGACAGTGTGCAACTGCCTCCATCAGTCAGGAAACCTTCCCCAGCACCCAGCATTCGGGATCGGAGTCTGTCACCTGGAAAGTCGCGCTCTGCTTCACGCCAGCAGTCACCTGTCCGAACTATGCAAGGCCTCTCTGGTGAGCTGCCGATCATCTCGCAACCCCCACCCTCCTCCGCCGGCCGACTTCAAGCGCTCGAACGCCAGAACACGGACCCTATTTCTTCTCCGCCGCAGCCAGGTAACCTAGCGCGAAAGGCCTCGAGTGGCTTTGGAGCGCTGTTAGGCAGGATGGGCAGTATTAGGAAGCCTGCACGATCGCCGCCAGCGCCGAGGCAGGAGAGCAGGTTCAATGAACGGCGCGGCACTGGAGCGTCACTTGCTTCAGTGGACGGCAGCCATACGCCAGCCATACACGATGGTAGTAAGCTCAGCCTACAAGATCAGTTCTCGAACCTAAGACGGCAGGAGGAGTACAGCATCCACGAAGGCAATGGGCATATCTCGGAAGAGTCAGACACAAGAACAGAAAGGGCACAGAGCGATGCGAGTTCCCAAACATCCAAGACTCCAGGATGCGAAGAGCGGGCCAATTCAACTACGGCACTGAAGTCGCCGCCATTGAATCCAAGCCTACCTCCTGGGACTGCTTCGGGCGTGTCAGCAGGTCCTACGACAGAACCTCGGGAAGTCAATTGGGATCTCTGGCAGAAGCTAGTCTACGAAGGTCCTGCTGCCGTCGCGAGGGCCAGCGGACAACAGCTCAATCAAGCTATTACTTCTGGCATTCCCCCTGTCATCCGTGGCGTGGTGTGGCAGGTGTTGGCTGAGAGCAAGAATGAAGAGCTGGAGAGCGTGTATCGGACACTCAAAGCTAGGGGTACAGAATCTGAGAATCGTCCAGCTCCATCGCGGCCAGGCTCGTTAGTTGGTGCCAATGGAACCGCCATTGACAAGGATGGCGTCACGTCCGATGCCTCGAGTGAGCACTCGGATCGTTCGACGACTGCGACGTCCGGTGTCGCAAGCCCTCCAACTTCGGTGTCGGTTGAAAGCACTGGGCCAGAACTCAGATCTAAGCTTCTGGAAGAGAAGCAGAAGCGAGAGGCGGTTGCACTCCAGAAGCTTGAAAAGGCAATCAAACGAGACATGGGGTCAAGGACATCGTACAGCAAGTTCACACAAGCGAACGGACTGCAGGATGGACTTTTTGGTGTCTGCAAAGCCTACGCACTCTTCGACGAAGGCGTCGGGTATGCGCAAGGTATCAATTTTATCGCGATGCCACTGCTCTTCAATCTCGCCGAAGAAGAAGCATTTACGTTGCTTGTGAGGCTTATGAGCAAGTATGATCTCCGGAGCATGTTCACGGCAGACATGACAGGCTTACACTTGCGACTGTACCAATTCGAACGGCTTTTGGAAGAGTACGAACCTGCAGTGTACTGCCATTTGCGACGTCGAAACGTTGCTCCCCAGCTTTACGCCACCCAGTGGTTCTTGACCTTGTTTGCATACCGGTTTCCGCTGCAGCTAGTGTTACGGATATACGATCTGATACTCAGTGAAGGGTTGACAGCTATTCTCAAGTTCGGCATCGTGCTTATGCAACGGAACAGAGAAATCCTGCTGCAAATGAGGGACATGAGTCATCTTACCAACTTTCTGAAGGAGAAGCTGTTTGACGTCTATATCGACAAGTCCCCGTCTGCCTCATCGCTCCTGGACTCTGGCTTCTTCGGCTCAGTCAGTGGCGGTGCCGACAAGGAGCTGTACAGAGCGGATGAGATGGTTAGAGACGCATGCAGCATCAAGATCTCTGACGAAACCCTGGCACAATATACCGTTGAGTGGGACGAGACACAGCGCGTGGACCGCGAACGTGAAGGGGAGTTGGAGAGCCTGCGCACTGCGAATGTGGCGTTGACAGCAAGGGTGAAGGCGCTCGAGGAACGCGTGCAGCAACATGATTCCGAGCACGTCAACATTGCGCAGGATCTTGTCAAGGTGAAGCTTGAGAACGACACGTTACTCGACGAGAACGAGGGCCTCAAACTGAAGGTGGGAGAGCTGCAGAAGATGGTGGATGCGCAGCCTGCCGAGGTCGAAGAGAGACTAAAGGAGGAAATGGATCGAATCATGCAGCGGAATATTGAAGTGCAAAATGAGAACAGACACTTGAAGGAGGAAATGGATGAGATGGAACACGAGCTGGTCAATTCCAAGATGGCTCATGCTCAG ACTCAAGCCGATTGCGACGCCATCAAGCAGAAGTGGTCGAGCGTGCAGGCACTGCTCAACGAAAAGTCGTAA
- a CDS encoding 3-oxoacyl-[acyl-carrier-protein] reductase MabA, translating to MSLDFGLTGVHVLITGAAGGIGLELVKTFRLLGARVSAHYNSKLGELADIPGLVTLQADVRDEAAVNKLFEQAAEKNGGPVSVLVCNHGIWPANNTHIVDMDLSQWKNTLDVDLTGPFLLCKAYLRALRSAPDETKAVASIIFIGSTAGKFGEANHGDYAACKAGFMYGMVPTLKNEIVEIAPRARVNSVNPGWVATPLAEGTLKDKAVVERALATVPLQKVALPEDVARQVAVLSSPRLSGHVNGVNLQVDGGMEGRLLFPPSLK from the exons ATGTCGCTTGACTTTGGACTGACTGGCGTGCACGTCTTGATAACCG GAGCTGCGGGCGGTATTGGTCTCGAACTTGTCAAGACGTTTCGACTGTTAGGAGCAAGAGTAAGCGCCCACTACAACTCGAAACTCGGCGAGCTCGCAGATATACCAGGCCTCGTAACTCTCCAGGCAGATGTCCGGGATGAAGCGGCAGTTAACAAGCTATTCGAGCAGGCTGCCGAGAAGAATGGCGGTCCCGTGTCGGTGCTTGTCTGCAATCACGG CATCTGGCCAGCGAACAATACTCACATAGTGGACATGGACTTGAGCCAGTGGAAGAACACGCTGGACGTCGATCTGACGGGGCCATTCCTGCTGTGCAAGGCATACCTGCGGGCATTGCGCTCCGCACCAGATGAGACCAAGGCGGTGGCGAGTATCATATTCATTGGCTCAACAGCTGGCAAGTTTGGCGAAGCGAATCATGGCGACTACGCTGCTTGTAAAGCGGGATTCATGTACGGCATGGTGCCGACGCTGAAGAACGAGATTGTGGAGATAGCACCACGGGCGAGAGTGAACAGCGTCAACCCAGGCTGGGTGGCCACTCCTCTCGCTGAGGGGACCTTGAAAGACAAGGCGGTAGTTGAACGGGCTTTGGCAACTGTCCCACTCCAAAAGGTGGCCCTGCCTGAAGATGTTGCAAGGCAAGTAGCAGTACTGTCCTCGCCACGCTTAAGCGGACACGTCAACGGCGTGAACTTGCAAGTCG ATGGAGGCATGGAAGGCAGACTTCTTTTCCCACCAAGTCTGAAGTAG
- a CDS encoding AP-3 complex subunit sigma has product MINAVLVFNNNGQPRLTKFYTQLDTSVQQRLISEIFTLVSARPASSCNFLPLPPLLAPSTTTQPHEQHNDAPSLVTYRHYATLYFILISTSTESPLALLDLVQVFVEALDRLFENVCELDLIFNFETLHAVLGEMIVGGVVVETGLERVVEGVKSQGRVAKRPVNESRPSLGQGIWAGR; this is encoded by the exons ATGATCAACGCCGTACTGGTGTTCAATAACAATGGTCAGCCACGACTGACCAAGTTCTACACCCAGCTG GATACATCCGTCCAGCAACGCCTCATCTCCGAGATCTTCACCCTCGTCTCTGCGCGACCGGCGTCCAGCTGCAACTTCCTGCCGCTGCCACCACTTCTCGCGCCTTCAACCACCACCCAGCCACATGAGCAGCACAACGATGCGCCTTCGCTCGTGACCTACCGACACTATGCCACACTGTACTTCATCTTGATCTCCACCTCGACCGAGTCGCCACTTGCACTGCTGGATCTCGTTCAAGTCTTCGTTGAGGCGCTCGACCGGCTGTTCGAGAATGTCTGCGAGCTGGACCTTATCTTCAACTTTGAGACGTTGCATGCAGTGCTGGGAGAGATGATCGTGGGTGGTGTTGTGGTCGAGACTGGGCTGGAGAGAGTGGTGGAAGGCGTCAAGAGCCAGGGACGCGTGGCGAAGAGACCGGTCAATGAATCGCGCCCGTCGTTGGGTCAAGGTATCTGGGCAGGAAGATGA